A window from Citrus sinensis cultivar Valencia sweet orange chromosome 3, DVS_A1.0, whole genome shotgun sequence encodes these proteins:
- the LOC107174250 gene encoding LEAF RUST 10 DISEASE-RESISTANCE LOCUS RECEPTOR-LIKE PROTEIN KINASE-like 2.1, translating into MRCSTCTSSQSGGICGSNQYSDEFSCLYPPRHDNGSWTSRFDVALGAGMMGILITCAIICIFRKKRNSSILRTVCCRKVTKSDQDIEAFFRNYGSLAPKRHGFPNVKKITNSFKDELGQGGYGRVYKGKLSDGRLVAVKLLNTSKGNGQEFINEVASISRTSHVNVITLLGFCLEGSKRALIYEFMPNGSLEKFVYNGNTSKPSGQHLGWDKMYEIVVGIAKGLEYLHRGCSTRILHFDIKPQNILLDEDFVPKISDFGLAKLCLKKESIVSMLEARGTIGYIAPEVFNRNFGEVSHKSDVYSYGMMIMELVGCKNYRDSGIDHSSEIYFPHWIYKHVQQGREFKLPGVVTGEESEIVKKMIIVGLWCIQTRPSNRPPMNRVIEMLQESNEALQIPPTPFVDSPPRAPITSSSTISTS; encoded by the exons ATGCGCTGTTCGACATGTACTTCTTCTCAATCTGGAGGGATATGCGGATCTAATCAGTATTCAGATGAATTTTCGTGCCTTTATCCTCCTCGTCATG ACAATGGTAGCTGGACATCGAGGTTTGACGTAG CTTTAGGTGCCGGAATGATGGGAATACTAATCACCTGTGCaattatttgtatattcagaaagaaaaggaactcATCAATTTTACGGACCGTCTGTTGTAGAAAGGTAACAAAGAGTGATCAAGATATTGAGGCtttctttagaaattatgGATCTCTTGCTCCCAAAAGGCACGGCTTTCCAAATGTTAAGAAAATAACTAACTCATTCAAAGACGAGCTCGGTCAAGGAGGTTATGGCCGTGTGTACAAAGGGAAGTTATCTGACGGTCGTCTTGTAGCAGTAAAGCTCCTCAATACATCCAAAGGGAATGGACAAGAATTTATTAATGAGGTTGCAAGCATCAGTAGAACATCCCACGTTAATGTTATCACATTACTGGGTTTTTGTTTAGAGGGTAGCAAGAGAGCCCTTATATATGAGTTCATGCCTAATGGATCCCTAGAAAAATTCGTGTACAATGGGAATACTTCGAAGCCTAGTGGTCAGCACTTGGGATGGGACAAAATGTATGAAATCGTTGTAGGCATAGCGAAAGGGCTTGAATACTTGCATCGGGGGTGCAGCACAAGGATTTTGCATTTCGACATAAAACCTCAAAACATTCTCCTTGATGAAGATTTTGTTCCTAAGATCTCAGATTTTGGTCTGGCAAAACTTTGCCTTAAGAAAGAGAGCATCGTGTCGATGTTAGAGGCTAGAGGGACAATCGGCTACATTGCTCCAGAAGTTTTCAATAGAAACTTTGGAGAAGTTTCACACAAGTCCGATGTGTATAGCTACGGAATGATGATTATGGAATTGGTTGGATGCAAAAATTACCGTGATTCTGGCATTGATCATTCTAGCGAGATATACTTTCCCCATTGGATTTACAAGCATGTCCAGCAGGGCAGAGAATTTAAATTGCCTGGTGTTGTGACCGGTGAGGAAAGTGAAATTGTCAAGAAGATGATTATTGTTGGTTTGTGGTGTATCCAGACTCGTCCATCGAATAGGCCGCCCATGAACAGAGTGATAGAAATGTTGCAAGAAAGCAACGAAGCCTTGCAAATCCCACCAACGCCTTTCGTCGATTCTCCTCCACGAGCACCAATAACATCTTCTTCCACCATTTCAACTTCGTGa
- the LOC127900553 gene encoding LEAF RUST 10 DISEASE-RESISTANCE LOCUS RECEPTOR-LIKE PROTEIN KINASE-like 2.7, whose protein sequence is MSSYIFRISLFILMFSQLQFPLVFSGYVNVSLEAYSKCSASFSCGIFTGIGYPFWRNDQPDYCGHPGFKLDCQGERATIDINSQKYDINEIYHESQVLRIAKTDFMLNICRVSFINSTLDFNLFEYTLSDQNASLLYDCDHLTEEQPRKREFTCPINNRSSECYFTVPAISSDELSRRCKISLLIPVLEIFADHFTNYLMTIDQVIKEGFEVRWIIDQERCRDCHSSGGKCGYNRTINDFTCFCSHQPSPRTCFRTQPPANSAAANPSTAPGDITFGYISLQPKPIRLGDMEKQ, encoded by the exons ATGAGTTCCTATATTTTCAGAATCTCTCTTTTCATCCTCATGTTCAGCCAGCTTCAATTCCCACTAGTTTTCTCAGGATATGTTAATGTCTCTTTGGAGGCATATTCCAAGTGTTCTGCTTCTTTCAGCTGCGGAATTTTCACCGGTATTGGCTATCCTTTTTGGAGAAACGACCAGCCTGATTATTGTGGTCATCCAGGCTTCAAGCTTGATTGCCAGGGAGAAAGAGCCACCATTGATATCAATTCCCAGAAGTATGATATCAACGAAATCTATCATGAATCTCAAGTCCTGAGGATTGCAAAAACAGATTTCATGTTGAACATTTGTCGTGTAAGCTTTATCAACAGTACTTTGGATTTCAATCTCTTCGAGTATACTCTCAGCGACCAAAACGCCAGCTTGCTTTACGACTGTGATCATCTAACTGAAGAGCAACCACGGAAACGGGAGTTTACATGTCCGATAAACAACAGGTCCAGTGAATGTTACTTCACCGTGCCGGCAATTTCAAGTGATGAACTTTCAAGGAGATGCAAAATCAGTCTCCTGATACCAGTCCTGGAGATTTTTGCTGatcattttacaaattatttaatgactATTGATCAAGTTATAAAAGAAGGTTTTGAGGTTAGGTGGATTATAGACCAAGAGCGATGCAGGGATTGCCATTCTTCAGGAGGGAAATGTGGATATAACAGGACtattaatgattttacttGCTTTTGCTCGCATCAACCTTCGCCAAGGACATGCTTCAGGACGCAGCCACCGGCAAACAGTGCCGCCGCTAATCCTAGTACAGCTCCAG GGGACATTACTTTTGGGTACATCAGTCTTCAGCCAAAGCCCATTCGTTTAGGTGACATGGAAAAGCAATAG